The Coccidioides posadasii str. Silveira chromosome 2, complete sequence genomic interval gatttttttttccccttccccGTGGACCACTGTCTTCAAGATTGCTTCAGGGAATATCGTCGAGGTTATGGCTAACTGGTCCGCTCTGCTGTTTTTCGTGGTTGGATTTCTGTTCTCTCAGCCGTCCtgttttatttattttttttttttctctcccttcCCACTTCCACGGGGCATGGGGCTCCGGGATCCTCGGATCGAAGCTCCAGCCGATGTGGATGGGTTGGAATGACTTGGATGCGGAATGTCCATTTCAGGGTGGTGATATTATGTTTTATGGATAGCTTGAAATCACCACCGGTTGAATAGCAAGTCTTTACAtgccattttcttcttcttgccaCCATTAAACCAGACACTTGACTTTGGTTGAAAggtaaaagaagaaacgTTGTGAAGCCCAAAAATCAGCAGGAAGTGGAGTTTTTGTTCAGCCTAACTAGAACACCACGTGAGCTAGAGCTCTACCTCGAGCGTGACGGAAAAGACTACGCTGCGTCACGACATATGAGGAGTATGTCTGCTCCGTACTACTCCCGACTACCATGTGCCCCCGGGATACGGATAGTCATATCGCGGCGGTTGTGCCCATTCCTTGCCGTCGAGATACTCCACCCACTTCTTGTCGACCAGCTCCCTCATATCGAACCGTTCCTGGTCCTGGTCTATCGTATGGGCATTGACACTGAGATACCCCTTCGACCCGGGTTCCCACTTCTCCTCGCCCATTCTCCATATTCTGGTCATCTTCCCCTCGCTCGGCTTGCCCAGCTTTGCTTCAAGATCGATCTCCTCACTCTGACCGTTCGTACAAACGGTAAAGCATCGCACGCCGCAGGTGGGGCAGAAGCGCCAATCTAGGTTCTTTTCAAAGCAGGTATAGTTCGAAAGTTCCGCTGGATCTGACGGGGAGAGTAGAACGAAGTCCTTCGCGGGGTTGGGTAAACGCATGTGGAAAATCCCCATCTTGAGGCACGTCGAGCAGTTGCACTTGTAGAACCGCATCGCGTTCTTCCGGTCAATCCCGGGCCCGATCGGCGGAGGTATAGTAGCGAAGGCGATATAACGCACTTTGCCGCAGTGGCAGGAGCCGTGGTAGCCACGGCGGTTTGGCGAGGGCTCGGTGGAAGACATCTCGTCGGCGGTGAGTGACCCTCGTGGTGGTGCCAGATGGGGATTCGCTGATCCAACAACTCCCGTGAGAATAAATACAAACGCGACATCGCCAGGCAGCAGCGGGACGACGCGCTAAAACCCCGCATTCTTCAGCTGGGGATCAGCGAAGCGAGCGGGTCGGGAATGCAAGTGATTTTAAATCAGCCGCTCGGACCGACATTTGCTCTTCATTTGTCTGAACTTCTGACAATCCTCTGCTCCATCACAGTGGAAATACTTTTTACCAGCACACCTGGCACGCTGATTGCACGCGTATCAAATGATTTTGTTTTCCATGGACGACGTGAATACAACACTAATTTGAGCTTGTCCGTTTTGAAATTGATAGATCACGAAAACCATGGTTTAAAGAAAAGTATTCCAGGTGGGCAACCATTCCAATCAAAATGATCTTTGTTTgagggaaggaaaaaaaaaaaagaaaaaaaagaaaaaaaaaggaaaagaacaagaaggaTGAGGGGCGAGTTGAAAAGAGAATTCGAACTGTTGATGGGTTGTGGTGTCAGGTTGAGTTAACATCGgacaaaaaaagagaatgTCACAAACGGTTTCACTTCAACCAACGCCCTGGATCGAAATGTCTGGGGGGACGTGGAAATGTTTCGACGCATGAGAGGCGGGTCCCGCCTGTACATGCTTCCGGGACCCACGGCAAGCCAAACCAAAACCCCCCGCAGCAGCCAAAAACTCTGGAAATTACGCATCTTGTTGGAACGAGCCGCATCCGCCAAAATGTATGACGTCCAGGCAGAAGAAGACCATCAGCCATCGTGATGCAGAGGCATCCTGTTCATCTGATTCCCGCCCTCTcccccttcttctttttttttccggtGTGTGACTGCTGGGCGATCGAGGAGCTGCGGAAAAACTCCGACATCCACGCACCGCGTCACACCAAGGGGCATCGGATGGGGTTTCTGGTGAGACGTCTGTCTCTGAAGCCGGTCGGGCTAGTCAGTCACACCCCCAAGGAGGCGAAGTTGGACAAGTCAGGCCATGCCAAACGTCTTGTGACGAAACAATACCACGAAAGTTGGCTAAACAACAGCCCGAAGAGACCAGGCTTTCCGCCTCCACGTACACCCCCGGGGAAGAGGCGGCGAATGACCATCCGAGCTCTGTCTCGAGTGCAGTCCGCCCTGTATTTTTAAactcttattttcttttttctttttcttttctctttttttttttttttttttttttcctgtaTTTGTCCTATGCGAGTGAGACATCAGGTGGCATGAGAAGTGGCCCCGCTAAACCTAAACGGACGAAAGTCGCATCGAACTCGCCCGCTGATTGGCTGCAGTTGACGAACTCTCCCCTCAAATCGGCTGCGGACTTTCCGCGCCAAAATGCTTGTTCTTCCGGATATTTCGGATGACGGCGGTTCTGATTGGCTGTGGCTATAAGTTCTGTTGCTGCTGATTGGTGGAAGCCTCACCAAGGCAATTGACTTTGGAAATTCCGTGGGCTCTCCTTGGCGTGGTATCAGAAGACACCCCCCTGAATCCTAGCTTGCTCGCTCTCGCGTAGGAAAGTGGCAGCCGGTAGCAAAGTCAGTCAAGTCACAGCCTGTCAACTCAGTTATATCATGCTCGCAGTGGGCCCTCCCTGGCATCTTCCTCGACCCTCATTTTCCCAGTCCACTTCCACCTTTCgttttttcctcttctctcatCCCACCCCATCCCATCTCGTCTCCAGAGGCAGCAGTCACTCGTTTCACGCTCTCTCCCCTTTGCAGATCGAGTCTCATTCTCTcgtccttcttcttcttcttcttcttcttcttcttcttcgtctttgcttatttttatttttatttttttggtGTTTCTTTTCGGGCTTCCGTCTCCTCCCATCCTTCCTGCCTCCCGCAACCCCTTTTTCCGGGTTTCCCGTTTCGCAGTCCCTCGTTGTGGAAGTCGCGCTTTCCCCCCACCCAACAATAAAAACTTCCGTTTGCTCTTTCCCGCTTCGATC includes:
- a CDS encoding uncharacterized protein (EggNog:ENOG410PQSR), with translation MSSTEPSPNRRGYHGSCHCGKVRYIAFATIPPPIGPGIDRKNAMRFYKCNCSTCLKMGIFHMRLPNPAKDFVLLSPSDPAELSNYTCFEKNLDWRFCPTCGVRCFTVCTNGQSEEIDLEAKLGKPSEGKMTRIWRMGEEKWEPGSKGYLSVNAHTIDQDQERFDMRELVDKKWVEYLDGKEWAQPPRYDYPYPGGTW